The proteins below come from a single Capricornis sumatraensis isolate serow.1 chromosome 14, serow.2, whole genome shotgun sequence genomic window:
- the H6PD gene encoding GDH/6PGL endoplasmic bifunctional protein isoform X2, protein MKRPGVWKMLMAAMCVALLSGLQAQDLPRQVSIILLGATGDLARKYLWQGLFHLYLEEVGKGHHFRFHGTALTSTEQGQEAIAKVLESLSCPGDMASGHCAELKSQFQQLSEYRQLKTPEDYLALSKDIEAQVEHEGLRETGRIFYLSVPPFAYVDIARNINSSCRPGPGAWLRVVLEKPFGRDLHSAQQLAAELGSFFREEEMYRVDHYLGKQVVAQILPFRDQNRAALDGLWNRHHVERVEIIMKETLDAEGRTSFYEEYGVIRDVLQNHLTEVLTLVAMELPVNTSSPEAVLQHKLQAFQALRGLQRHSAVLGQYQAYSGQVRRELQKPDNFHSLTPTFAGILVHIDNLRWEGVPFILMSGKALDERVSYVRILFKNQAFCVQSEKHWVAAQSRCLPRQIIFYIGHGELDSPAVLVSRNLFRPTLPSASWKEVEGRPRLRLFGLPLSDYYAYSPVREQDAYSLLISHIFHCRKDSFVTTENLLASWVFWTPLLDSLAHEVPRFYPGGAENGQLLDFEFSGSHLSFSQLLPEQLVSGPDSAPLPSDFQVLTAKYRDSPLISAWPEELIARLAGDIEAAAVRAVRRFGEFHLALSGGSSPVALFQQLAAGHYSFPWTHTHLWLVDERCVPLWDPESNFQGLQTHLLQHVRVPHYNVHPMPVHRRQRLCAEEDQGAQAYAEEISALVTNGSFDLVLLGMGTDGHTASLFPQSPAGLDGEQLVVLTTSPSSPHRRMSLSLPLINRARKVAVLVMGRMKREIAMLVSRVGHEPKKWPISGVLPDSGQLVWYMDYDAFLG, encoded by the exons GCGCCCAGGTGTCTGGAAGATGCTCATGGCAGCCATGTGCGTGGCCCTGCTCAGCGGTTTGCAGGCTCAGGATCTCCCCAGACAGGTCTCCATCATCCTGCTGGGAGCCACCGGGGACCTGGCCAGAAAGTACCTGTGGCAGGGCCTGTTCCATCTGTACttggaggaggtggggaagggccACCATTTTCGCTTCCACGGGACTGCTCTGACGAGCACCGAGCAGGGCCAGGAGGCCATCGCCAAGGTCCTGGAGTCCCTGTCCTGCCCCGGGGACATGGCCTCGGGTCACTGTGCTGAACTAAAGTCTCAGTTCCAGCAGCTGAGTGAGTACCGCCAGTTGAAGACGCCCGAGGACTACCTGGCCCTGAGCAAGGACATTGAGGCCCAGGTCGAGCACGAAGGCCTCCGGGAGACCGGCCGAATTTTCTACCTCTCGGTGCCGCCCTTTGCCTACGTGGACATCGCCCGCAACATCAACAGCAGCTGCCGACCAGGCCCCGGCGCCTGGCTGCGCGTCGTGCTGGAGAAACCCTTTGGCCGTGACCTCCACTCTGCCCAACAGCTGGCCGCAGAACTGGGGAGCTTTTTCCGGGAAGAGGAGATGTACCGGGTGGACCATTACCTAGGCAAGCAG GTAGTGGCCCAGATCCTGCCTTTCCGAGACCAGAACCGTGCGGCCCTGGACGGCCTCTGGAACCGGCACCATGTGGAGCGGGTGGAGATCATCATGAAGGAGACATTGGACGCGGAAG GCCGCACCAGCTTCTACGAGGAGTACGGCGTCATCCGCGACGTCCTGCAGAATCACCTAACGGAGGTCCTCACACTGGTGGCCATGGAGCTGCCTGTCAACACCAGCAGCCCGGAGGCCGTGCTGCAGCACAAGCTCCAGGCCTTCCAGGCGCTGCGGGGCCTGCAGAGGCACAGCGCCGTGCTGGGCCAGTACCAGGCCTACAGCGGGCAGGTGCGCAGGGAGCTGCAGAAGCCAGACAACTTCCACAGCCTGACGCCGACCTTCGCAG GCATCCTCGTTCACATAGACAACCTCCGCTGGGAGGGCGTCCCGTTCATCCTGATGTCGGGCAAAGCCCTGGACGAGAGAGTGAGCTACGTGCGGATCTTGTTTAAGAACCAGGCGTTCTGCGTCCAGAGTGAGAAGCACTGGGTCGCTGCCCAGAGCCGCTGCCTGCCCCGGCAGATCATCTTCTACATCGGCCATGGCGAGCTGGACAGCCCTGCCGTGCTGGTCAGCAGGAACCTCTTCCGGCCGACCCTGCCCTCCGCCAGCTGGAAGGAGGTAGAGGGCCGGCCCAGGCTGCGCCTCTTCGGTCTCCCGCTCTCTGATTACTATGCCTACAGCCCCGTGCGGGAGCAGGATGCCTACTCCTTGCTCATCTCTCACATCTTCCACTGCCGGAAGGACTCCTTTGTCACCACGGAGAACCTGCTGGCCTCCTGGGTCTTCTGGACACCCTTGCTGGACAGCCTGGCCCACGAGGTCCCACGCTTCTACCCAGGAGGAGCAGAGAATGGACAGCTGTTGGACTTTGAGTTCAGCGGCAGCCACCTGTCCTTCTCCCAGCTGCTGCCGGAGCAGCTGGTGTCGGGCCCAGACTCTGCTCCGCTGCCCAGCGACTTCCAGGTCCTCACGGCCAAGTACCGAGATAGCCCGCTGATCTCGGCCTGGCCTGAGGAGCTGATTGCCAGGCTGGCGGGTGACATCGAGGCCGCCGCTGTGCGGGCCGTGCGGCGCTTTGGCGAGTTCCACCTGGCTCTCTCGGGTGGCTCGAGCCCGGTGGCCCTGTTCCAGCAGCTGGCCGCAGGGCACTACAGCTTCCCCTGGACCCACACGCACCTGTGGCTGGTGGACGAGCGCTGCGTGCCGCTCTGGGACCCCGAGTCCAACTTCCAGGGCCTGCAGACGCACCTGCTGCAGCACGTGCGGGTCCCCCACTACAACGTCCACCCCATGCCCGTGCACCGGCGCCAGCGGCTCTGCGCCGAGGAGGACCAGGGCGCCCAGGCCTACGCCGAGGAGATCTCTGCCCTCGTGACCAACGGCAGCTTTGACCTGGTGCTGCTGGGCATGGGCACCGACGGGCACACGGCCTCCCTCTTCCCGCAGTCGCCCGCTGGCCTGGACGGCGAGCAGCTGGTGGTGCTGACCACGAGCCCCTCCAGCCCGCACCGGCGCATGAGCCTCAGCCTGCCCCTCATCAACCGTGCCCGGAAGGTGGCCGTGCTGGTCATGGGCAGGATGAAGCGTGAGATCGCCATGCTGGTCAGCCGCGTGGGCCACGAGCCCAAGAAGTGGCCCATCTCGGGCGTCCTGCCAGACTCTGGCCAGCTGGTGTGGTACATGGACTACGATGCATTTCTGGGGTGA
- the H6PD gene encoding GDH/6PGL endoplasmic bifunctional protein isoform X1, with the protein MLAALGMSAEPHFKRRPGVWKMLMAAMCVALLSGLQAQDLPRQVSIILLGATGDLARKYLWQGLFHLYLEEVGKGHHFRFHGTALTSTEQGQEAIAKVLESLSCPGDMASGHCAELKSQFQQLSEYRQLKTPEDYLALSKDIEAQVEHEGLRETGRIFYLSVPPFAYVDIARNINSSCRPGPGAWLRVVLEKPFGRDLHSAQQLAAELGSFFREEEMYRVDHYLGKQVVAQILPFRDQNRAALDGLWNRHHVERVEIIMKETLDAEGRTSFYEEYGVIRDVLQNHLTEVLTLVAMELPVNTSSPEAVLQHKLQAFQALRGLQRHSAVLGQYQAYSGQVRRELQKPDNFHSLTPTFAGILVHIDNLRWEGVPFILMSGKALDERVSYVRILFKNQAFCVQSEKHWVAAQSRCLPRQIIFYIGHGELDSPAVLVSRNLFRPTLPSASWKEVEGRPRLRLFGLPLSDYYAYSPVREQDAYSLLISHIFHCRKDSFVTTENLLASWVFWTPLLDSLAHEVPRFYPGGAENGQLLDFEFSGSHLSFSQLLPEQLVSGPDSAPLPSDFQVLTAKYRDSPLISAWPEELIARLAGDIEAAAVRAVRRFGEFHLALSGGSSPVALFQQLAAGHYSFPWTHTHLWLVDERCVPLWDPESNFQGLQTHLLQHVRVPHYNVHPMPVHRRQRLCAEEDQGAQAYAEEISALVTNGSFDLVLLGMGTDGHTASLFPQSPAGLDGEQLVVLTTSPSSPHRRMSLSLPLINRARKVAVLVMGRMKREIAMLVSRVGHEPKKWPISGVLPDSGQLVWYMDYDAFLG; encoded by the exons GCGCCCAGGTGTCTGGAAGATGCTCATGGCAGCCATGTGCGTGGCCCTGCTCAGCGGTTTGCAGGCTCAGGATCTCCCCAGACAGGTCTCCATCATCCTGCTGGGAGCCACCGGGGACCTGGCCAGAAAGTACCTGTGGCAGGGCCTGTTCCATCTGTACttggaggaggtggggaagggccACCATTTTCGCTTCCACGGGACTGCTCTGACGAGCACCGAGCAGGGCCAGGAGGCCATCGCCAAGGTCCTGGAGTCCCTGTCCTGCCCCGGGGACATGGCCTCGGGTCACTGTGCTGAACTAAAGTCTCAGTTCCAGCAGCTGAGTGAGTACCGCCAGTTGAAGACGCCCGAGGACTACCTGGCCCTGAGCAAGGACATTGAGGCCCAGGTCGAGCACGAAGGCCTCCGGGAGACCGGCCGAATTTTCTACCTCTCGGTGCCGCCCTTTGCCTACGTGGACATCGCCCGCAACATCAACAGCAGCTGCCGACCAGGCCCCGGCGCCTGGCTGCGCGTCGTGCTGGAGAAACCCTTTGGCCGTGACCTCCACTCTGCCCAACAGCTGGCCGCAGAACTGGGGAGCTTTTTCCGGGAAGAGGAGATGTACCGGGTGGACCATTACCTAGGCAAGCAG GTAGTGGCCCAGATCCTGCCTTTCCGAGACCAGAACCGTGCGGCCCTGGACGGCCTCTGGAACCGGCACCATGTGGAGCGGGTGGAGATCATCATGAAGGAGACATTGGACGCGGAAG GCCGCACCAGCTTCTACGAGGAGTACGGCGTCATCCGCGACGTCCTGCAGAATCACCTAACGGAGGTCCTCACACTGGTGGCCATGGAGCTGCCTGTCAACACCAGCAGCCCGGAGGCCGTGCTGCAGCACAAGCTCCAGGCCTTCCAGGCGCTGCGGGGCCTGCAGAGGCACAGCGCCGTGCTGGGCCAGTACCAGGCCTACAGCGGGCAGGTGCGCAGGGAGCTGCAGAAGCCAGACAACTTCCACAGCCTGACGCCGACCTTCGCAG GCATCCTCGTTCACATAGACAACCTCCGCTGGGAGGGCGTCCCGTTCATCCTGATGTCGGGCAAAGCCCTGGACGAGAGAGTGAGCTACGTGCGGATCTTGTTTAAGAACCAGGCGTTCTGCGTCCAGAGTGAGAAGCACTGGGTCGCTGCCCAGAGCCGCTGCCTGCCCCGGCAGATCATCTTCTACATCGGCCATGGCGAGCTGGACAGCCCTGCCGTGCTGGTCAGCAGGAACCTCTTCCGGCCGACCCTGCCCTCCGCCAGCTGGAAGGAGGTAGAGGGCCGGCCCAGGCTGCGCCTCTTCGGTCTCCCGCTCTCTGATTACTATGCCTACAGCCCCGTGCGGGAGCAGGATGCCTACTCCTTGCTCATCTCTCACATCTTCCACTGCCGGAAGGACTCCTTTGTCACCACGGAGAACCTGCTGGCCTCCTGGGTCTTCTGGACACCCTTGCTGGACAGCCTGGCCCACGAGGTCCCACGCTTCTACCCAGGAGGAGCAGAGAATGGACAGCTGTTGGACTTTGAGTTCAGCGGCAGCCACCTGTCCTTCTCCCAGCTGCTGCCGGAGCAGCTGGTGTCGGGCCCAGACTCTGCTCCGCTGCCCAGCGACTTCCAGGTCCTCACGGCCAAGTACCGAGATAGCCCGCTGATCTCGGCCTGGCCTGAGGAGCTGATTGCCAGGCTGGCGGGTGACATCGAGGCCGCCGCTGTGCGGGCCGTGCGGCGCTTTGGCGAGTTCCACCTGGCTCTCTCGGGTGGCTCGAGCCCGGTGGCCCTGTTCCAGCAGCTGGCCGCAGGGCACTACAGCTTCCCCTGGACCCACACGCACCTGTGGCTGGTGGACGAGCGCTGCGTGCCGCTCTGGGACCCCGAGTCCAACTTCCAGGGCCTGCAGACGCACCTGCTGCAGCACGTGCGGGTCCCCCACTACAACGTCCACCCCATGCCCGTGCACCGGCGCCAGCGGCTCTGCGCCGAGGAGGACCAGGGCGCCCAGGCCTACGCCGAGGAGATCTCTGCCCTCGTGACCAACGGCAGCTTTGACCTGGTGCTGCTGGGCATGGGCACCGACGGGCACACGGCCTCCCTCTTCCCGCAGTCGCCCGCTGGCCTGGACGGCGAGCAGCTGGTGGTGCTGACCACGAGCCCCTCCAGCCCGCACCGGCGCATGAGCCTCAGCCTGCCCCTCATCAACCGTGCCCGGAAGGTGGCCGTGCTGGTCATGGGCAGGATGAAGCGTGAGATCGCCATGCTGGTCAGCCGCGTGGGCCACGAGCCCAAGAAGTGGCCCATCTCGGGCGTCCTGCCAGACTCTGGCCAGCTGGTGTGGTACATGGACTACGATGCATTTCTGGGGTGA